In Methanothrix sp., the sequence AAATATGCTCGGGGAGATGAGAATACCAGATCCTGAGAGGAGAGCGCGCCAGTACCCCCACGAGCTGAGCGGCGGGATGAGAGAGCGTGTTCTGATAACCATGGCGCTGGCATGCAATCCTACTTTTATCATTGCCGATGAGCCAACAAAGGGCTTGGACTCGAAGACGAAATCACAGATCCTGCGGCTGATGCGTACCGTTACGGCGGGGAGATCGATGCTGATGATCACCCATGATCTCGGCGTGGCAAGATCGATCTGCGACAGGATAGCAGTTATGTATGCGGGTGAGCTGCTAGAATGGGGTCCAAGTGAGGAGATCATGGACGATCCCCTGCACCCCTACACACGTGGTCTCATAAACTCGTTGCCCAGTCACGGTTTAGAAGCGATACCGGGCACAAGCCCGTCGCTGATAAATCTGCCATCAGGGTGCAGGTTCCATCCTAGATGTCGACTGGCAACAAAGACCTGCAAGAATATCCACCCGGATATGATCGATCTTGGTAACGGACGGGCTGTGAGGTGCATTTTATGTACCTGATCGAGGCGATAAATCTCAAGAAGTACTTTTCTTCTGGTATCATAAAAAAACATTACACAAAGGCAGTTGATGGAGTCTCGTTTTATATAGAGCAAGGAGAGACACTGGGACTTCTGGGCGATAGCGGCAGCGGAAAAACCACACTTGGCAGGCTGTTGCTCAGGCTCATCGAGCCAACCGAGGGCAGAATTCTGTTTGACGGGATCGACATCA encodes:
- a CDS encoding ABC transporter ATP-binding protein, yielding MRLLELVDLTVSFPTVDGVVRAVDHVHLSIDNVERMGLIGETGCGKTVLGMSIIRLLHPSARVGGRILYRGRDLLEISARDMQRLRGKEIALIPQNPTTSLNPVLRVGDQIAEVIQLHHGMSKTEAWRLAVNMLGEMRIPDPERRARQYPHELSGGMRERVLITMALACNPTFIIADEPTKGLDSKTKSQILRLMRTVTAGRSMLMITHDLGVARSICDRIAVMYAGELLEWGPSEEIMDDPLHPYTRGLINSLPSHGLEAIPGTSPSLINLPSGCRFHPRCRLATKTCKNIHPDMIDLGNGRAVRCILCT